In one Dermatophagoides farinae isolate YC_2012a chromosome 4, ASM2471394v1, whole genome shotgun sequence genomic region, the following are encoded:
- the Ilp7 gene encoding insulin-like peptide 7 → MNRLDLKLNLIDHHHHYHQNRDHHHHHGLLSSNSTTPVGLLIRSCSDLLQSILINSNNNDESNDEENKIKMDQSSSVIEHTNSMKFFCKSVPSLQTKKTKNNIITFKKQRSFSSSSVLLSSPLSPSLLMNNIETAVKDNCHIMNKRFIRSSSCNNWPAKLLQPMHINNNNNKKVKTLPNRCMALAYGNKKYRSSSSILTIVMLITVIVSIWSSTNKTNMSTVCAASAGIEVGNGNENESPGGGHINIVDDEENRSLHEWDDIFHSRSADDWRQLWHRERHRRCRHDLLAHMELVCQKDIYKLNRRRKKRTNVNDDFYQHETNGKLSLGNLDNNNNSDGKSKNRYLTFIEANTFAQKQLKRFLRKNHHYDNYQSDMDVIHQPYIQMAKKLFDDDNPSSDNQNNSNNNHDHINNDYDNVGGSGLMAVRRRQRGKRGISDECCHGTDGCSWEEYAEYCPANVRLRS, encoded by the exons ATGAATCGTTTGGATCTGAAATTAAAtcttattgatcatcatcatcattatcatcagaatcgtgaccatcatcatcatcatggattgTTATCATCGAATTCAACAACACCAGTTGGTCTATTAATACGGTCATGTTCTGATCTTTTacaatcgattttgattaacagcaacaataatgatgaatcgaatgacgaagagaataaaatcaaaatggatcaatcatcatcggtgaTTGAACATACAAATagtatgaaatttttctgtaAATCAGTACCATCAttacaaacgaaaaaaacaaaaaataacataattacatttaaaaaacaacgttcattttcatcatcatcggtattattatcatcaccattatcaccatcattattgatgaacaatATCGAAACAGCCGTGAAAGATAATTGtcatataatgaataaaCGTTTTATACGAAGTTCCAGTTGTAATAATTGGCCAGCTAAATTATTACAACCGATgcatattaataataacaacaacaaaaaagttaAAACATTGCCAAATCGTTGTATGGCATTAGCATAtggtaataaaaaatatcgatcatcatcatcgattctaACCATAGTGATGTTAATCACTGTAATCGTATCGATTTGGTCATCGACAAATAAAACGAATATGTCTACTGTTTGTGCTGCTTCTGCTGGTATTGAAGTtggtaatggtaatgaaaatgaatcaccCGGTGGTGGTCATATCAATATTGTGGACGATGAAGAGAATCGTTCACTTCATGAATGGGATGATATATTTCATTCACGATCAGCTGATGATTGGAGACAATTATGGCATCGTGAACGTCATCGCCGTTGTCGACATGATCTTCTTGCCCATATGGAATTGGTTTGTCAAAAAGATATCTATAAATTGAATCGTcgacgaaaaaaacgaacaaatgtcaatgatgatttttatcaacatg aaacaaatggaaaattgaGTTTAGGAAATTtggacaacaataacaatagtGATGGAAAATCGAAGAATCGATATCTAACATTCATAGAAGCGAATACATTTGCCCAAAAACAGCTCAAACGTTTTCTAcgtaaaaatcatcattatgataattatcaatcagATATGGATGTGATCCATCAACCTTATATtcaaatggccaaaaaattattcgatgatgataatcctTCATcagataatcaaaataatagtaataataatcatgatcatattaACAATGATTACGATAATGTGGGCGGAAGTGGTTTGATGGCTGTACGTCGACGACAACGTGGTAAACGTGGAATTTCCGATGAATGTTGTCATGGAACGGATGGTTGTTCATGGGAAGAATATGCTGAATATTGTCCCGCAAATGTACGATTACGATCATGA